A genome region from Methanomassiliicoccales archaeon includes the following:
- a CDS encoding ABC transporter ATP-binding protein: MSENVIEVKDLVKKYGDLSAVNGISFEVHPGEVFSILGPNGAGKTTTVEIMECLRQPTSGSVTVLGNDINHQQKEIKKRIGVLPQDFHSYDLLTVKESIEYFAGLYDKSLPTDDLIKAVNLEEKRNEMFKNLSGGLKQRVGVAISMANDPDIIFLDEPTTGLDPKARREVWDVIRNLKSRNKTVILTTHYMEEAEVLSDRVAIMNSGRFIAFGTPKTIIEEHGIGSLCIIKGASSAAKESLTQAGLSYDSKNGDLWIHVEDRTVLPKIVRTLAESGSMYDEILLKRSTLEDVFLKLTGRKISEEVES; the protein is encoded by the coding sequence ATGTCCGAAAACGTGATCGAGGTCAAGGATCTAGTCAAAAAGTACGGCGACCTGAGCGCCGTCAATGGCATCAGTTTCGAGGTCCACCCTGGGGAGGTCTTCTCCATTTTGGGACCCAATGGTGCGGGGAAAACCACCACTGTGGAGATCATGGAATGCCTGCGCCAGCCCACGTCCGGATCGGTCACGGTGCTCGGGAACGACATCAATCATCAGCAAAAGGAGATCAAGAAGAGGATCGGCGTGCTGCCTCAGGATTTCCATTCCTATGACCTGCTGACCGTCAAAGAGAGCATCGAATATTTTGCGGGCCTCTATGACAAGAGTCTGCCCACGGACGATCTCATCAAGGCGGTCAATCTGGAAGAGAAGAGGAACGAGATGTTCAAGAACCTGTCCGGCGGACTGAAGCAGAGGGTGGGGGTCGCCATCTCCATGGCCAACGACCCGGACATAATATTCCTGGACGAGCCCACCACCGGTCTGGACCCCAAGGCACGACGGGAGGTGTGGGACGTCATCCGCAACCTGAAGTCGAGGAACAAGACGGTCATTCTGACGACGCATTACATGGAGGAGGCGGAAGTGCTCTCCGATCGGGTCGCGATCATGAACTCTGGCAGGTTCATCGCCTTCGGGACTCCGAAGACGATCATAGAGGAGCATGGGATCGGTTCACTGTGCATAATCAAGGGTGCCTCATCCGCCGCCAAAGAATCTCTCACGCAGGCCGGACTCTCCTATGATTCGAAGAACGGCGATTTGTGGATCCATGTCGAGGACAGGACCGTGCTGCCAAAGATCGTAAGGACGCTGGCCGAATCAGGTTCGATGTATGACGAGATCCTTCTGAAACGCTCAACGCTGGAGGACGTGTTCCTCAAGCTGACCGGACGCAAGATAAGCGAGGAGGTGGAGTCATGA
- a CDS encoding ABC transporter permease → MKNRVLIDFVATGKMFFRNKGGVFWTLAFPVFLIFIFGAIFANSGAPSNYTIYVQDNTATLEGQNSTGYQQVILPLQSTGVVSVVNVSTHQDLDQYIKNNSLSNVLVIPANFSLAPIPGTTGQVLLRVDPTSGSARVVQSLVSSLADATNLHIANGTQIMSVGSGQINQKGLSYIDFFLPGIMGMTIMTTCTLYMQGLQSRFRSTGIFRKLATTPFTRMEWLLSHVLWYTVVCFMSIAAIMIVGMLAFNVHMTLTIEAVALIVVGAAMFTGLGMLLSRFAKDEETANAAASAVTFPMMFLSGSFFPLEQMPSYLQEVSKVLPLTYLNNGLRDTMVYANSSSAIGNLAVISVIALAFILLGAYISKWKEE, encoded by the coding sequence ATGAAGAACCGGGTCCTGATCGACTTCGTGGCCACCGGCAAGATGTTCTTCAGGAACAAAGGCGGGGTCTTTTGGACCCTGGCGTTCCCGGTGTTCCTGATATTCATCTTTGGTGCGATCTTCGCCAACAGCGGTGCCCCCTCGAACTATACCATCTATGTGCAGGACAACACCGCAACGCTTGAAGGACAGAACTCGACCGGATATCAGCAGGTGATCCTGCCGCTGCAGTCCACCGGAGTCGTCTCGGTGGTGAACGTCTCGACCCACCAGGACCTGGACCAGTATATCAAGAACAACTCCTTGAGCAATGTTCTGGTCATCCCGGCCAACTTCAGTCTGGCGCCGATCCCTGGCACCACCGGTCAGGTGTTGCTGCGGGTCGATCCGACATCCGGTTCGGCCAGGGTCGTGCAGAGCCTCGTCTCATCGCTGGCCGATGCCACCAATCTGCATATCGCGAACGGCACCCAGATAATGTCGGTCGGTTCTGGACAGATCAACCAGAAAGGGCTGAGCTACATCGACTTCTTCCTACCGGGAATCATGGGCATGACCATCATGACCACCTGCACGCTCTACATGCAGGGGCTCCAGTCCCGATTCCGGTCGACCGGTATCTTCCGGAAGCTGGCCACGACCCCGTTCACCAGGATGGAATGGTTGCTGTCCCATGTCCTGTGGTACACTGTGGTCTGTTTCATGTCCATTGCGGCGATCATGATCGTGGGCATGCTGGCCTTCAACGTGCACATGACCCTGACGATCGAGGCGGTGGCGCTTATAGTGGTCGGCGCGGCGATGTTCACCGGTCTGGGCATGCTGCTGTCCCGGTTCGCCAAGGACGAGGAGACGGCCAACGCCGCCGCATCCGCGGTGACCTTCCCGATGATGTTCCTGTCGGGATCGTTCTTCCCGCTGGAGCAGATGCCCAGCTATCTCCAGGAGGTTTCCAAGGTGCTCCCGCTGACGTACCTCAACAATGGACTGAGGGACACCATGGTCTATGCCAACAGCAGCTCGGCCATCGGCAACCTAGCGGTCATCTCTGTGATCGCCTTGGCGTTCATACTGCTGGGGGCTTACATCTCCAAGTGGAAGGAAGAATGA
- a CDS encoding HEPN domain-containing protein, producing MESAEWMARAEREYDSALDMFKMSYHRFALLHAQMSLVYSLRAVAIDKGLQPHETIDLEGLALLVETPPEISEMVEDIKSECCLIHKGEYWQDPDRERVGKLLDAAGEVLEWVENEFDKSCWSDKE from the coding sequence ATGGAGTCTGCTGAATGGATGGCTCGGGCGGAACGGGAATACGATTCTGCATTGGACATGTTCAAGATGTCCTACCATCGATTCGCACTATTGCATGCCCAGATGAGCTTGGTCTATTCCCTGCGCGCGGTCGCCATTGATAAAGGCTTGCAGCCTCATGAGACCATCGACCTGGAGGGTCTAGCCCTTCTCGTCGAGACGCCACCGGAGATCTCTGAGATGGTGGAAGATATCAAAAGCGAGTGCTGTCTGATTCACAAGGGGGAGTACTGGCAGGACCCGGACCGGGAGAGGGTTGGCAAGCTTCTCGATGCGGCTGGTGAAGTCCTCGAATGGGTGGAGAACGAGTTCGATAAAAGCTGCTGGTCAGATAAAGAATGA